Genomic DNA from Perca fluviatilis chromosome 12, GENO_Pfluv_1.0, whole genome shotgun sequence:
tgtggagcgctgcgtcccgtcctttgcctgtttgatttagagctcgcttgaaacgctgtaatgatcatgtttcattggccagttactgtgccttatttatttattcatgtttgaccagtccaatatgactgtcatttgaaataaaccctgtgttgtaagaaaacttgtttaatttgttatgaatctctTTTGATGCGTTTTtccataacttttgtaattttacatatgtctaaaaatatcgaaattgatatcgcgatattcataatcgatatcgcaatatcacattttgtcaatatcgtgcaaccctagttatcggtatcggccaaACGTTTCATATGAGTTCATCCCTGAATCTGGTtatacacacaataacacacaattAAACTCTCGTACTAAATAGGCATTCTGGTGTTTTCCCCCAAAGGCCAAGCACAACAAAGACTCCAATCAGGAAAACACAGCAGGCTCTGTTGCTGCTCAGAGGGTGTGCTCTTAGAAATAGGTCCTGGTTTTGCCCCAACCTATCTGCTGTAAGGTTCATAGGTCACTGTTGTCTCATGTTTATAAACACTGTCTTGTCGACAGCCGTGAAGTAGCCTTGTAACCACACTTACCGTCTGCAGCCTTGAGTCAGAGCGGCATCATTCACTCCTTGGCCAAACTTAAATTTCACACAGTGGTAAGTAGCTTCGCTTCCAGTTTCTACAGGTAACTTTAAATGAGAGTCGAGTCGGTCTTAAGTAACCGATTTTTTTTGCGGTGcttttttgaaaaatgtttgaTTTGTTTGCCTCCTTTTGATGGTGTCGAATTGCACCACACGGTTTATCACCTGGATGACTCATTATAAGAGGGCAAATGTTGGATGTAATTTGGCTGTTTTATAACTTTAGTTTGTGCAGAAATTTCAGTGACCGCTATAATCCTTGTCTACATTTTGATGGAAGAATAACCCATAATAACATAGCGCATACACACTTTAAAATGCAGATATTAAACACTGCTTTGACACAAGTTCTTGATCTTGTTATCTGGGGGAGAAGGGAGTCCATAATGAGCTAATAGTCATTTGCTGATAAGCTGATGTCGTCTGTACAATGATCAAGGCTTTGACGAAGAAACAAGGGCTTTGTTCCAGCCAAGCTGAATCTTTTCGAATTGTATTCTGTCAAATGTTTTAGTGGGATGAATACAAATACGTTATAGTTAGGGATTAAAAGATTTTATGTTGGCTAGATCATTTTGGATCGGTAAATTGTTGCGTTTTTCACACTTTACATAAAAAACTGGATTTTTATAGTGTCCTTAATGGGCCATAACCAGCcgtctgaaaaaaacaacaagttaACATCCCATTTTAAGTCTGTCACCAATATTCTCAGTTTTAAAATGacattattgtgtaatgttatTTAACTGATCTTTGACTTGCTTTTTGTATCTCTCTTATTAGTTTTTGTTTAGGAATGTATTGCTTCTTCTTGTGGGGATCCAGAAAGAAATCAATGCATATATATTGtgctattttgttgttgttcccaCAAGCCTACAGTGTGCACTATGTTGTGACTGCCTTGACAACTTTGAGGAGCAACTATTAccctctttatttttttaacatttagctCCGTAGCTGTTGTCTGCACAACACAAATTTATTCCCCCAAGATGTGTATGTTTTAAATCCAGTATAAACTTCACTTCACAACAACAAGCTGGCTGCCAAaggcctttttgtgtgtgtgtgtgtgtgtgatgcagcATTTTGCCATTTATCCAGCAGTATTCCTCATCTGACCTATCTTTACTCcttctcctcctcgtcctccccCCTCACGCATCAACCACCCACGGGCTTCACAAGAGACCTTATGAGGATCATTTGACTGGAATGATATTGCTGCTTCAGGCCTTTTAGAGTGGGGgggaaaacaagcaatttgttacataaTTCAAAGTGGAGAGTTTGTTGTGCTCCAGAAGGCTCCCTGATTTAGATTCAGATATGTTATGTTAAGCTAAAGGTAGCAGCTTAGGTTTTTGTTATGAATGGGGTTATTATCCtaaatctctgtgtgtgtttttttttttttagtgattatacagtatgtgaactAATGTAGACCCTGTTACACTGAGATATGTCAGTGTGCCAGTGCATCATTGCTTGGGAAGCTCTTATCGGGTGTTTTAAGGCCGATTTTCATCACTGATCAGGAATCATTAATCTGAAAAAGTCTTTCCTGTTCACAATCTTTTCCACACAAGAGTCCACATTAAAGCATATTTTCTTCTTGTCTTTTACCCGTGATCATTTTGTGTTTACTTTGACAAATCTGTCTACTTTGACacgtgtgtgaatgtgtaagAATAGTACTGTTAGAGTCAGCATccgtacctttttttttcttctttttttaaacagctaAGGCCATTACGGCAGTTTTATTATGTTGCAAAATTCCATAGTACTATTTACAATCAAATAGTAAttgaaaactaaactaaactacttAATGAGGGGTTTTtaatgagacttttttttttcttgatatAATGCTTAACAGTGGAACATATTTCCTTGCATTAGACAtaaattagattattttttgtgaCGTTTGCATACTTTTCTCATATTGCTATATATATCAATGTCAGAAAAATATTGTGGTACTGTATATCAGTCAAACTTTCAATATGCTGATTTTCTGGTGCAGCAGTGCATTTTAAGCCATAGATGACAAAACAGACTTTTTACCAtgatacttaaaggtcccatggcatgacaatttcactttatgaggtttttttaacatgaatatgcgtttccccagcctgcctatggtcccccagtgcctagaaatggtgataggtgtaaaccgagccttTGGGTATCCTGCtgtgtctttgagaaaatgaaagctcagatgggccgatctggaatcttctccttatgaggtcataaggagcaaggttacctcccctttctctgctttgcccacccagagaatttggcccacccatgagagagagacatcatggctttcaaacgagcaaagtggcagttggtcaaggccacacccccaccctccaccttgcccccccctctctcctcctcaatagctacagacacagaaatggcacacaaatggcacatcctaaggaaagctcattgtgggactggctctagtggctgtaattctgcaccaaggctgaatttcgggaaagagacagtattaggggaccactaaggtctatataaaagcatccaaagagcaccatgccatgggacctttaagacacaaacatttaataaaGCCAAAAAGACAATCTTTCAAAAACCTTCTTTTGTTTATAAAATACTTTTGGAATTCCTATTCAGTGGAGCACTATGTGAGGAACATAGTCTGGATGATGTTTACTTGGTTGCTTAAGctgtttttataattattttgtaTGACTGGCAAATAAAAGTGATACTGTTTCCTGTTTTGGCAGGGGACCAGAAGTAAGGGGACAATGCGAGTCCAAGTACACACCAAgttctgtttcctgtgtgtgctCACCTTCCTCTTCCATCAGTGCAACCACTGCCATGGAGACGGGCACAACCATCAGCACGGCGGACATCACCATACCAATCACAGCCACGCCCACAGCGACCTGCAGATTTCCGAAGCTCCATACGTGAAAGGACCCACTTTGTCCCCGGAGCCTGTAAGTCGCGAAGGGCACTCTCTAGAGGAGGAGCAGCGCTTCTACATCCAGCAGCTGTTCAGGCGCTACGGACAGAAAGATAGGCTTGATTTCCAGGGATTTCAGAGTCTGCTGTTTAGCTTGGGCCTGGGTGAAGTGAAGGTGGTAGATGTAGATCATGAGGAGCTAGGCCATGACCACGTAGCACACCTCGACCTGGTGGATGTGCAGGAAGGGCTTCACTCCCATTCATCCACCAATGACGGCCATAGCCAGGGTCACGGGCACGGTCATCCGCACCACAAGACCGGCTCCCACCATCCACTCACAGAACAACATCCGACAAAGTGCAACCAGCAGACCACTGCTGCCAGTCCGGCTGCTGGTGCACCTACAGGACGTGATCACCATCATGGGCATGATGCAGAACATAATCATGATCACACCAAGGTAGAGGATAGTGACCATAAACACTCTGATGGACGTGTGCAGGACACACATGATCACGCACATAACAAGGAGCACAAACATGGGCAGGTACAGGTGGACTCTAACCACAAGGACCTGTCTTCTCAACCTCACAGTGATCACGGTCACAGTGACCACGACCACAGCGATCACGGTCACAGTGACCACGACCACAGCGATCACGGCCACAGTGAGCACGACCACAGTGAGCACGGCCACAGTGACCACGACCACAGCGACCACGACCACAGCGATCATGAACACGACCGCGATATTGTCCCCGAAGTGCAGACGGGCACAGCCATACCTCCCCTCGGCCAGGAGCAGCAGCTCTCTGCCCAGTCGCAGCCGTCCCCAGTCCCTCAAGTGCCACACTCCACTCCTGCCACCACAGGAAGTCGGCCCAAGAAGCCGGGAAAGCCAGCCAGGGTCAGAGGACAGCGAGGGCGGAACAAAACTTCTTCTCCTCTCACGCCTCAGCCTAATGACCAAGACCATCAGTCTGAACACAGTCATGGCCATGATCACGGTCACGGTCACATCCATTCTCATAAAGATAAGAGGGAGGCACCAGGAGGGCCTGCCATCCCCACTTTGCCAGTCCCGGTCTTGTCTGGCCACCCAGAAGGAGTGGCTCACCAACATGAGGAGGTAGGACTTGTTTAAACACACTGACATGCAAGAAGCTCCACTGCAAGAACTTTTTGTTTCAAATATAAACCGATTCATATACATAGCACAGTTATCTGATATAGgacaaaacatcttttttttattataaaatgatGCCTGAAGTGTCCTGTTGATGGCCTGAGCAGTGTCTTAGCAACATAATTCTCTGAAATACTCAGAGATTTACCAATATTATTTTCTGTCACGCTAACCTTAGTTTGGTTTCCTGCATGTACAGTCGAGGATTAAAGTCTGACATCCAGCACGTCTCTCACACGCTGGATGTCCCTCCCTTTCCGCTGTCTCCGCTATCAATTTTCCAAAGGCACCGTCGCTGCATCTGGGGCTCAGCGCTGCCCAataacggttgtgattggtttaaagaaacatgTCGGAGCTTTTCCCCCCCTATcccaacatactgtagataaGCAATGCAGCCAGGCCACACTCCAGCACTGACACAGCGCAGTGGAGCAAACTCTAACCCTTGTTGCCATTCATTCTGACCAATTTTGGtcaaaggaagaggaagtttGTTTGCGTACACAGAATTGTGGAATAAAAATGTTACTCATTTACTACTACTGCctgtaaaaaaatgaaaaataatttaagataattttttgggtgctttttggcctttattggaAAGGACAGCTTAGGACAGGatagtgggagagagagggggatgacatgcagcaaagggcaacaGGTCAGAATTGAACCCGGGCTGCTgcagtaaggactgagccttggtacacggggcgcacgctcaaccaggtgagctaccagggctcCCCGGCTCAGCGAGGGACACAGTGCTCACCAGCGGGTGAAAGACGTTTTGGAACGACGTTTTTTCGGCAGTACGTCCGCTATTTCTCTTAACTTATTCTTAGATGCATTCTTacgatgttttgttttttactcatTGTGTCTTTAAAGAGCTGGGTTTCATAGAAATCAGAAAGTTTGCAGCCCATTGCCGTAGCATAAGCAACTTCTCCCCTCCACTGTCCGTATGGCAGTATTGTCCAAACAGTCATGCATTTGCCTAAATACTTTGCTTTTACAGCCGCCTTTTAAGTTTACAGAGGTGAGTATTTGATATTCAAAGGATACATCTCACATAGGGCTTATTAGTTTATATGTCACAGTATTGACAATTTAGTTTTCAGTTGTTCACCGGCCAGTGGTTCCTTCCCTTTATACTTTACGATCTCCTTCTCCTCCCAGTGTTTGAACCTGACTCAGCTCCTCGCCTTCTACGGCCTGAGTCCCGATTCGCTCATCTCGCCCAGCCAGTTCACCTACCTATGTCCTGCCCTGCTTTACCAGATAGACAGTCGTGTCTGCATCCGCCATTACCACCAGATGGATGTGGAGCAGAAAGCCTTGGAGCCCGTCAGTTCCGGTAAGAGCCAAGTATCTTACTGATCTAGTGCATTGTGACTGAAAAGACTAGTAATGTAGAAAGAAACAATCATGTCAGCAAGCGTGAACGTCAACACCGCTAAGAGCCCTCTCGAAAGTACTTGAAACACCACTCAGGGTCTTACTCCAGACCCAGAAAGGCTAGCAGACTCTATGTCTGTCGGGTTGTTATTGTTGTGGATAGACACGTTTTATACTAAGAATACGAAGGCCAATATGAAGGGTTTAACCTCATTAAGCAAGTTAGGGGTTTGATGTTTGCCCAAGGTGCCCCAGAGCCTGAAGCTCTTGGCCTAACCATTGTTCTGCATACAATTAAAAAGGAATTCCATTAACAGCTCTTCTTTAACAATACCCTTTTCCTGTGAAGTTTGtgtcttctttttatttatttttcacgcTTTTTTGAGGTGTAGTGAAACAAACAGTAGCTTAGATTGGGAAGCTCTATCATGCTGAACAACATCACAGaagatttcagatttttttttttttacactttaaatggattttaaagatcAATAGCTCACTACACACTCACTACACAGATGTAATGCTTAAATATCGCAAGTAATCAATCTTGGAACATTGTGTGATGTTCTTAACCCATATTATTGCCAAAACAGAGTCACAATGAACTTTATTTGCACAGTGTATCAAGTAACTGCCTTTAAACCCATCAGTACATAATCACATTTGGACCACAACGTATGTTTGTTCAGTAGGCCATTGTTTGGTAGTCTGAGCCCAATAATACAGTGATATCATCATGACTGTGAGCGTATGTACCTCAGACAGTGACTCAAAaccctacaaaaaaaaaaggttgaagaaTGAAATATAAAACCATGAGAAGGTAAGTTTTAGTGCTAGtctataaaagtgaaaaaagttgGCTGTAAGTCTTTATCCGTTGCCATCGGCCAGAGACAACAGCTATCTTCATTGGCAGGAAACCACAGTGACCTCACTAAAAACCATTAGCTTTATAATCTGATGCTATCAGCATGTATAACCTGGGGCTCCTCTTGTGGCAGACCTGCATGAAAGGACGTTTTTTGAAATAATCAAGccatttttatttacagtgaTAATAATTGAAGTGAAGCAGGAATTGTAACCATAATCCCCTGACTTTTTCCATCATTGTTTGCTCAATCTTTTCTCAATTTCTGTACATTGatattagaggatggatacctgaGCCCGATGGGCCGGgttcagacagatatttagaattgATGTTTGGGTTCGGGTTGGGTTCGGTCACATCAGGGTCCTTTAagagagagctcagtgtgtgtgtgtgtgtgtgtgtgttgtgtgtggtaagtgggcagaagagagatagaaaaagaggaagcagacgcgTAGATGcgaccggagcagagttggtggaataagtttaagttttgtacacagtgtgtgcagtgtccgaaataaaccccagactgaaagccaagctcattcatttgctcaccagaaacgggatttggaggtaacgagtctcccctggttttctgaccaccgtcggaaacgaagcaatcaggaaaggttaacacattgaacattttaaatttaaaaccgcttattaacgtgcgcttgttgccccgtgtgcgctgatgcgctcatctgttgaatgccttcctacagttgcttaataaaagcgggctttccacaccaAAAAATGTACATATGTCATtcgtatgagaaaaaaatgagattttaactgcgtcgggctcggacataaatatcttaatgcctgtcaggGTCTGGTCGGGTTCGGACAGAAATATgtggcccgatccgcactctaattGATATGCTAGTTTTCTCTCATTGTCTGCTATCCAGAGCAGCAGTGAACACTCACCACGCTGGCATTAGTTTAAAAGAATATATTGAAAGTTAGTCGAAGTttgaaagcacagctgaaatctTCCAAAACCAATGAGTAGGCTGTTGCTGACTAATCTCAAGCTTCTTGTATTTCTACAACACCAACGCCTAATTAACTTTTATTTACAGATAAAGAAAGGGTAATGTCTCTTTAGATGTAAGAAAGCAGGCTTGGAGAAATGTTGGTTAGATAGTTAGCTCACCAGCTTTAAAGTCACACCAAACTGAAGCACAGTCTGCTAATAAAAGAGCTGTTTTTCCTGTTTGTTGTTCCCCGTGCTCTTTGGTCTTTATAACACTTTGCCAAGTATGAAACCACACTACCACAGACTTTTCCCAGTACAAACATCTTTGTTTAATCTTTATTCTAAGGTTTCTCAAAACCCCCCAGCGTTTCTTTCAGGAAATTGTGCTTCTTAGACATAGTTTTACACTTCTGGAAACTgctaaatgtgaaaatgtgaaagtcACTGTGGCCACAGGAGCAGTCTGTGACTGGATGATTTATTAATGGGCACGCTGACAGATGCAGAGGGAGAAAAGAGGGTCACCGCCGTACGTACCCACTCATTTTCTCGGCTGGTCTTGCACTCAAACTCACATGTCAAAACCCACATTATGATTTTGTTCTTATAGATAAACTGCAGTTAAATGCATTCACCTGCAGACGTAGGTGTGGATGGCATAAAAACACCAGCGTGACTCTGGGTTCAGACAGCCCAGCACTGTGAATGACCACTTCACCTGTTCAACTTCTAAAGCCTCCACTCTAAAGCCTCCACATTTTTTGGAAGAGTGATTGTGCTAGTTACCATATCATCATGGAACAAATATGTTGGCTATTTTGAGATGGGATTGTGGAGGCAGCAAGTATTTAGCATAATCATGAATTGATTAATTCTTTCAGTCAATCACAAGTCCCAGTGAGCAAATGCATAACTAAGAGCCATCAGCAGGAGTTGATAGGCAGAGAATGTGTTAGGAGAGCTGTGGAAAAGTCAGCCTGGCATGTGTGTCTTTGGGCCATATTCACTGGGAGAAAGTTAATGTTTGAATGAATTAGGCAGCCAAATTTGCCATATCACCTCCAGCTCAAGTACATAGATTGACACTCTAAATCAGGATCATTCACTCACCTGATTGCAGCACTTAACGAGTTGCTTAGGGTGCTTTGTGTCTATGACAACGTGTGCCCTTTGTTACTTTCACAacaggaggttatgttttcggttcagtatgctgtttt
This window encodes:
- the slc39a10 gene encoding zinc transporter ZIP10 isoform X2, which translates into the protein MRVQVHTKFCFLCVLTFLFHQCNHCHGDGHNHQHGGHHHTNHSHAHSDLQISEAPYVKGPTLSPEPVSREGHSLEEEQRFYIQQLFRRYGQKDRLDFQGFQSLLFSLGLGEVKVVDVDHEELGHDHVAHLDLVDVQEGLHSHSSTNDGHSQGHGHGHPHHKTGSHHPLTEQHPTKCNQQTTAASPAAGAPTGRDHHHGHDAEHNHDHTKVEDSDHKHSDGRVQDTHDHAHNKEHKHGQVQVDSNHKDLSSQPHSDHGHSDHDHSDHGHSDHDHSDHGHSEHDHSEHGHSDHDHSDHDHSDHEHDRDIVPEVQTGTAIPPLGQEQQLSAQSQPSPVPQVPHSTPATTGSRPKKPGKPARVRGQRGRNKTSSPLTPQPNDQDHQSEHSHGHDHGHGHIHSHKDKREAPGGPAIPTLPVPVLSGHPEGVAHQHEECLNLTQLLAFYGLSPDSLISPSQFTYLCPALLYQIDSRVCIRHYHQMDVEQKALEPVSSVWVWLWGFVSITIISLLSLLGVVLVPILKQSCFKFLLTFLVALAVGTLSGDALLHLLPHSQGQHDHSEPATSQDTDLVTAFDGVWKGLTALAGIYLLFIIEHCIGMFKHYKDHRGMKKGSEEGKIGRKLSDHKLNRRSDAEWLHLKPLSEDPDSTAVSCDNGHNDTQLTELQTPDSPTNKTPLAPTVPQQEHQSPTKENGRKAKKHGHSHGHGHSHGGNCHSDQEMKDAGIASIAWMVIMGDGMHNFSDGLAIGAAFSANLTGGISTSVAVFCHELPHELGDFAVLLKAGMSVKQAIAYNLLSALMAYVGMVIGTAVGQYTHNVTSWIFAITAGMFLYVALVDMLPEMLHGDSEDHKRCQLGHFILQNLGLLTGFGIMLLIAIFEDRIVFDFGF
- the slc39a10 gene encoding zinc transporter ZIP10 isoform X1, whose translation is MTCLSCVDVNQTVYFSFFFWYRAKRKCTRHSSEGTRSKGTMRVQVHTKFCFLCVLTFLFHQCNHCHGDGHNHQHGGHHHTNHSHAHSDLQISEAPYVKGPTLSPEPVSREGHSLEEEQRFYIQQLFRRYGQKDRLDFQGFQSLLFSLGLGEVKVVDVDHEELGHDHVAHLDLVDVQEGLHSHSSTNDGHSQGHGHGHPHHKTGSHHPLTEQHPTKCNQQTTAASPAAGAPTGRDHHHGHDAEHNHDHTKVEDSDHKHSDGRVQDTHDHAHNKEHKHGQVQVDSNHKDLSSQPHSDHGHSDHDHSDHGHSDHDHSDHGHSEHDHSEHGHSDHDHSDHDHSDHEHDRDIVPEVQTGTAIPPLGQEQQLSAQSQPSPVPQVPHSTPATTGSRPKKPGKPARVRGQRGRNKTSSPLTPQPNDQDHQSEHSHGHDHGHGHIHSHKDKREAPGGPAIPTLPVPVLSGHPEGVAHQHEECLNLTQLLAFYGLSPDSLISPSQFTYLCPALLYQIDSRVCIRHYHQMDVEQKALEPVSSVWVWLWGFVSITIISLLSLLGVVLVPILKQSCFKFLLTFLVALAVGTLSGDALLHLLPHSQGQHDHSEPATSQDTDLVTAFDGVWKGLTALAGIYLLFIIEHCIGMFKHYKDHRGMKKGSEEGKIGRKLSDHKLNRRSDAEWLHLKPLSEDPDSTAVSCDNGHNDTQLTELQTPDSPTNKTPLAPTVPQQEHQSPTKENGRKAKKHGHSHGHGHSHGGNCHSDQEMKDAGIASIAWMVIMGDGMHNFSDGLAIGAAFSANLTGGISTSVAVFCHELPHELGDFAVLLKAGMSVKQAIAYNLLSALMAYVGMVIGTAVGQYTHNVTSWIFAITAGMFLYVALVDMLPEMLHGDSEDHKRCQLGHFILQNLGLLTGFGIMLLIAIFEDRIVFDFGF